A portion of the Gemmatimonadota bacterium genome contains these proteins:
- a CDS encoding outer membrane beta-barrel protein, translating to MKNVFSILCIVVLLPNAQATAREGAYGAGGFFDFYIPVFNFKDMYDSGTKFGGTAHYIYHKRKMAEVEFHHARFNNGSLETRTFSFSDGKEYTSPQAEANMTINSIHANWLFALREQGFGQGTTTYLTFGAGLHDYSSKVSGLIFAGQTPSGAGAPPDPTILMEPINDTRTAFSASFGGGVQIGMGDKAALDVRVRYNVVMGELRPFLVWGIEKTYPFNLIDIGAGIKFNLN from the coding sequence TTGAAAAATGTATTCTCGATTTTATGCATTGTCGTGCTGTTGCCGAATGCGCAGGCAACCGCACGAGAAGGTGCTTATGGCGCTGGCGGATTTTTCGACTTCTACATTCCCGTCTTTAACTTCAAAGATATGTACGATAGTGGTACAAAATTTGGAGGCACAGCGCATTATATTTATCACAAGCGCAAGATGGCCGAAGTAGAATTTCACCATGCCCGCTTTAACAATGGCAGCCTTGAAACACGCACCTTCAGTTTCAGCGACGGTAAAGAGTACACCAGCCCACAGGCCGAAGCCAACATGACTATCAACAGCATCCACGCCAACTGGCTATTTGCATTGAGGGAACAGGGGTTTGGCCAGGGCACAACGACCTATCTCACATTTGGCGCGGGCCTTCACGATTATTCCAGCAAAGTCAGCGGTCTGATCTTTGCCGGTCAAACACCTTCGGGCGCTGGTGCGCCCCCCGATCCAACCATCCTCATGGAACCCATCAACGACACGCGCACAGCCTTTAGTGCCAGCTTTGGCGGCGGGGTTCAAATCGGTATGGGAGACAAAGCCGCGTTAGATGTGCGTGTACGCTATAATGTTGTAATGGGAGAGTTGCGCCCCTTCCTTGTTTGGGGCATTGAAAAAACATATCCCTTTAACCTCATTGATATCGGTGCAGGTATCAAATTCAACTTAAATTAA